A stretch of the Polyangiaceae bacterium genome encodes the following:
- a CDS encoding cysteine synthase family protein, producing MLQHIGRTPLVSLGRVGRGLGVPVFAKCEHMNPGGSIKDRIAVAIVDDAELRGVLRPGMTLVEATAGNTGVGLALVAAARGYGLVCVMPEKMSLDKRVALASLGAEVVITPNAPPASPDNFRNVARRMAEARGWFLTDQFKNPANVRAHEETTGAEILEQTGGDVGAFVCGAGTGGTLTGVGRRLKRALPHVRVVLADPLGSGLADWVETGVLGADGSYAVEGIGGGEVPENLHRDVLDGAERVSDAESFAMVKRLVHEEGLLVGGSSGTNVVAALRVAARRDLRGPVVTVLPDSWDRYRAQPWLREWAP from the coding sequence ATCCTGCAGCACATCGGCCGCACGCCGCTGGTGTCGCTCGGGCGCGTGGGCAGGGGCCTCGGGGTTCCGGTCTTTGCGAAGTGCGAGCACATGAACCCGGGCGGCTCGATCAAGGATCGCATCGCCGTCGCCATCGTCGATGACGCAGAGCTCCGGGGCGTGCTGCGCCCGGGAATGACGCTGGTGGAGGCGACCGCCGGCAACACGGGCGTCGGGCTGGCGCTCGTCGCGGCCGCCCGCGGCTACGGCCTCGTGTGCGTGATGCCAGAGAAGATGTCGCTCGACAAGCGCGTGGCGCTCGCGTCGCTCGGCGCCGAGGTCGTGATCACTCCGAACGCGCCGCCGGCGAGCCCGGACAACTTCCGCAACGTGGCCCGGCGCATGGCGGAAGCCCGCGGCTGGTTCTTGACCGACCAGTTCAAGAACCCGGCCAACGTCCGGGCCCACGAGGAGACGACGGGCGCTGAGATCCTGGAGCAGACCGGCGGCGACGTCGGGGCGTTCGTCTGCGGCGCGGGCACCGGTGGAACGCTGACGGGGGTCGGGCGGCGCTTGAAGCGCGCGCTCCCGCACGTCCGCGTGGTGCTCGCCGATCCCCTCGGTTCGGGGCTCGCCGACTGGGTCGAAACGGGCGTGCTGGGGGCCGACGGGTCGTATGCGGTGGAAGGCATCGGCGGCGGCGAGGTGCCCGAGAACCTGCACCGCGACGTGCTGGACGGCGCCGAACGCGTCAGCGACGCCGAGAGCTTCGCGATGGTGAAGCGACTCGTGCACGAGGAGGGGCTCCTCGTCGGCGGCTCCTCCGGCACGAACGTGGTCGCCGCGCTCCGTGTCGCCGCTCGGCGCGACCTTCGAGGGCCGGTGGTCACGGTCCTCCCGGACTCCTGGGATCGATACCGCGCGCAGCCGTGGCTGAGAGAGTGGGCGCCGTGA
- a CDS encoding TolC family protein translates to MTLEELLRHAEKHAPEIALARAGLSKGRAELEAEAPLFPADPVLGGAIGRRSNRAGSGVDWGVSLEQEIEVAGERGLRRRAARASVDQGAAELEAARWRVHQRLHGAFHAALVARERVRAAGRLVQFSQKLVEVAGKRLSAGETSALPVRLAESDLAEARQARIAAESALRAERLELADASGWPSESPPDPSGGLGSPQAPPPTAELLRIAHSRDPELRAREAMVRRFRATLASARRAGFPNPRLGVAFEQESDPGGARATIWRATLSAPLPLWRGSRPEAVRAQADLDVAMAELGARKRTLGARIRRAAEAVESTARRMRIYGAEVIPTLEKNLTLVEKAFELGEIDITQVLVARERFLRSQQSALNAYEEYHRALGALESAVGTELESASQHAAEEGTR, encoded by the coding sequence GTGACCCTGGAAGAGCTGCTGCGTCATGCAGAGAAACACGCACCAGAGATCGCCCTGGCGCGGGCGGGACTATCGAAGGGTCGTGCGGAGCTCGAAGCCGAGGCTCCCTTGTTTCCAGCCGACCCGGTGCTTGGGGGTGCCATCGGCCGGCGCTCGAACCGTGCGGGCTCGGGCGTCGACTGGGGCGTCTCGCTCGAGCAAGAAATCGAGGTCGCGGGCGAGCGCGGCCTGCGCCGCCGAGCCGCCCGCGCAAGCGTCGACCAAGGAGCGGCCGAACTCGAGGCCGCGCGCTGGCGTGTCCACCAGCGCCTGCACGGTGCGTTTCACGCCGCGCTCGTCGCCCGAGAGCGCGTTCGCGCAGCGGGCCGCCTCGTGCAGTTCAGCCAGAAGCTGGTGGAAGTTGCCGGGAAGCGGCTGAGTGCCGGGGAGACCTCCGCGCTGCCCGTTCGCCTGGCGGAGTCCGACCTCGCGGAGGCTCGCCAAGCGCGCATCGCCGCCGAGTCCGCCCTCCGCGCGGAGCGCCTCGAGCTGGCAGACGCCTCAGGTTGGCCGAGCGAGAGCCCTCCGGATCCGTCCGGCGGGCTCGGCTCGCCGCAAGCGCCGCCCCCGACGGCCGAGCTCCTGCGGATCGCCCATTCGAGAGACCCCGAGCTGCGCGCGCGCGAAGCGATGGTGCGCCGCTTCCGCGCGACGCTGGCGTCCGCGCGCCGCGCAGGCTTCCCGAACCCGCGCCTGGGCGTTGCTTTCGAGCAAGAGAGCGACCCTGGGGGCGCGCGAGCCACGATCTGGCGGGCCACGCTGAGTGCGCCGCTACCGCTCTGGCGCGGAAGCCGGCCGGAAGCCGTGCGCGCTCAGGCCGATCTCGACGTGGCCATGGCAGAGCTCGGAGCGCGCAAGCGCACGCTGGGTGCGCGGATCCGTCGCGCAGCGGAGGCCGTGGAATCCACCGCAAGACGCATGCGCATCTACGGCGCTGAGGTGATACCGACCCTCGAAAAGAACCTGACCCTCGTGGAGAAGGCCTTCGAGCTCGGCGAGATCGACATCACGCAAGTGCTCGTCGCGCGCGAGCGCTTCCTGCGTTCGCAGCAGTCGGCGCTCAACGCATACGAAGAGTACCATCGCGCACTGGGAGCGCTGGAGAGTGCCGTCGGCACTGAGCTCGAGTCCGCGTCGCAGCACGCGGCCGAAGAAGGGACGCGATGA
- a CDS encoding efflux RND transporter periplasmic adaptor subunit gives MTLHSRSIVLAVALAVGGCRQGAHTEERNHGADKEKEAAHQDEKGAHEKGEVHLSAAAVERSRIRVGEAKRQALAGVLHVPAEVRLDPDRTAHVTPIVQSQIAEVKVKLGDQVKKGQPLAVLKSVELGEASASIRSARASVSVAEDNMARQRQLLDAGVGAQKSHVEAEGELRKAKAALSAAQARASIYGGAGGGVVKSPLAGTVIERHATAGEVASPERPLFVVGDVSRVWIVGRVYEKDVGLVRAGLPATVRLQAYPTRSWTAEVDFVSAVLDEATRSAEVRITLANEEGLLKPGLFGSILLGTPDAGVSPVVAPESAVQELEGKTVVFVPSDEPNAFVAKPVVIGARADGWVEIVSGLAEGQKLVVEGAFTLKSAVLAGELGEGHAH, from the coding sequence ATGACCCTGCACAGCCGATCAATCGTGCTGGCGGTAGCTCTTGCGGTGGGCGGTTGCCGGCAGGGTGCGCACACGGAGGAGAGAAACCACGGCGCCGACAAGGAAAAGGAGGCTGCGCACCAGGACGAGAAGGGCGCCCACGAGAAGGGCGAGGTTCATCTGTCGGCCGCGGCCGTGGAGCGGAGCCGGATTCGGGTCGGCGAGGCCAAGCGCCAAGCGCTCGCGGGCGTGTTGCACGTCCCGGCCGAGGTGAGGCTCGATCCGGACCGTACCGCGCATGTGACCCCGATTGTTCAGAGTCAGATCGCGGAGGTGAAGGTCAAGCTCGGCGACCAAGTCAAGAAGGGTCAGCCGCTCGCTGTGCTGAAGAGCGTCGAGCTCGGGGAGGCCAGCGCGAGCATCCGCAGTGCTCGCGCCTCAGTCTCGGTCGCCGAGGACAACATGGCCAGGCAGCGACAGCTCCTCGATGCGGGCGTCGGCGCCCAGAAGAGCCACGTGGAGGCGGAGGGCGAGCTTCGCAAGGCGAAGGCGGCGCTCTCCGCGGCGCAGGCGCGCGCGAGCATCTACGGTGGAGCGGGCGGCGGGGTGGTGAAGAGCCCGCTGGCCGGAACCGTGATCGAACGCCACGCGACCGCGGGCGAGGTCGCGTCGCCGGAGCGACCGCTCTTCGTCGTCGGCGACGTGTCACGGGTCTGGATCGTCGGTCGGGTCTACGAGAAGGACGTCGGACTGGTCAGAGCCGGTCTGCCCGCGACCGTCAGACTCCAGGCGTACCCGACGCGTTCATGGACGGCGGAGGTCGACTTCGTTTCTGCTGTCCTGGACGAGGCGACCCGCTCCGCAGAGGTGCGCATCACGCTGGCGAACGAAGAAGGCCTTCTCAAGCCAGGCCTGTTCGGCAGCATCCTGCTCGGGACTCCCGATGCCGGGGTTTCTCCGGTCGTCGCTCCGGAGAGCGCGGTCCAGGAGCTCGAGGGCAAGACCGTGGTGTTCGTGCCCTCGGACGAGCCCAACGCGTTCGTCGCCAAGCCCGTGGTCATCGGCGCTCGCGCAGATGGCTGGGTCGAGATCGTCAGCGGGCTCGCTGAAGGGCAAAAGCTGGTCGTCGAAGGCGCCTTCACGCTGAAGTCCGCCGTGCTCGCCGGCGAGCTCGGAGAAGGACACGCGCACTGA
- a CDS encoding efflux RND transporter permease subunit yields MLERIVSFSIKNRLLVVFGVLLVAALGVRAAKQLPIDAVPDVTNVQVQVLTTAPALGPLEVEQFITFPVEAVMSGLPRVEQIRSVSRFGLSAVTVVLEEGTDIYWARQLVSERLAAAREAIPSGYGSPALGPTTSGLGEIYQFDVRGDPMCAPGTDSPDCYSPMELRTILDWYVAFQLRAVRGVVEVNTFGGELKTYQVSVDPNRLSALGLSLEAVFHALERNNANAGGAYIARAGEQALIRGEGLVQNLDDIRGIVVTTRSDGTPIRIVDLGSVDLAPQVRQGAVTRDGKGEAVVGIAMMLIGENSREVAGAVRAKIDEIRPTLPKGVTIDAFYDRTELVDRTIRTVATNLIEGGALVIVVLLLLLGNFRGGLLVASAIPLSMLAAFIGMRTLGVSGNLMSLGALDFGLIVDGSVVVVENAVRHLAERRSRGGDVPAEVRASATQVVRPVTFAVAIIMIVYIPILVLEGIEGKMFRPMAITVVLALAASLVLALTWMPAVASWVFRKGVSEKETWLVRMLSLMYEPLLRRAVARPRLTAGLAAGAFLASLAAIPFLGAEFVPRLDEGTIAIQSIRLPSVSLEQSIEMNARMEKALLERFPDEVTTVVSKTGRAEIATDPMGVDVSDVYVMLHPRDRWRRAKDQAGLVAEMEKVLRDEVPGQNYSFSQPIELRTNELISGFRSDVAISVYGQDMTELKQIGDRIVSVLREVPGAADVKAEQVAGQPYVRVIVDRKRIGRYGVDTQSVLDAVAALGGHPVGEVFEGQQRFTLQVRLDEKTRSDVDALGRIPIAAPGGALVPLSQLAEIKVEQGPAQVSRERVQRRLTVEANVRGRRVGVSICQNPPSPRYAAAELGSSAAREPSRGGRPTQLGRDSPRRRLRRAQLRLRRGAHRRLTPSRTPTSTARAR; encoded by the coding sequence ATGCTCGAGCGAATCGTATCCTTTTCCATAAAGAACCGCCTGTTGGTGGTCTTCGGCGTCTTGCTGGTCGCGGCCCTCGGGGTTCGCGCCGCAAAGCAGCTTCCGATCGACGCGGTTCCGGACGTCACCAACGTCCAGGTCCAGGTCCTGACCACGGCTCCAGCGCTCGGCCCTCTCGAGGTCGAGCAGTTCATCACCTTTCCGGTCGAGGCCGTGATGAGCGGGCTACCCCGCGTCGAGCAGATCCGCAGCGTCTCTCGCTTTGGCCTCTCCGCCGTGACCGTCGTCCTCGAGGAAGGAACCGACATCTACTGGGCGCGCCAGCTGGTGTCCGAGCGGCTCGCGGCCGCGCGCGAGGCGATTCCTTCAGGCTACGGAAGCCCGGCGCTCGGGCCCACCACGAGCGGGCTCGGAGAGATCTATCAGTTCGACGTCCGCGGCGATCCCATGTGCGCGCCTGGGACGGACAGCCCTGACTGCTACTCGCCGATGGAGCTTCGCACCATCCTCGACTGGTACGTCGCATTCCAGCTCCGTGCGGTGCGAGGGGTCGTCGAGGTGAACACCTTCGGTGGCGAGCTCAAGACGTACCAGGTCTCCGTCGATCCCAACCGACTGAGCGCCCTCGGGCTGTCGTTGGAAGCGGTCTTCCACGCGCTCGAAAGGAACAACGCGAACGCCGGCGGGGCCTACATCGCTCGCGCAGGCGAGCAAGCGCTGATTCGGGGTGAAGGCCTGGTCCAGAACCTCGACGACATCCGCGGCATCGTCGTGACCACCCGTTCCGACGGGACCCCAATCCGGATCGTGGACCTTGGCAGCGTCGATCTCGCGCCACAAGTTCGGCAGGGAGCGGTCACTCGCGACGGCAAAGGTGAAGCGGTGGTCGGCATCGCGATGATGCTGATCGGGGAGAACTCCCGCGAGGTCGCGGGCGCCGTACGGGCGAAAATCGACGAGATCCGGCCCACGCTGCCCAAGGGCGTCACGATCGACGCGTTCTACGACCGGACGGAGCTCGTCGATCGCACAATCCGGACCGTCGCGACGAACCTGATCGAGGGCGGCGCCCTGGTAATCGTCGTGCTCCTGCTCTTGCTGGGTAACTTCCGAGGTGGCCTGCTCGTCGCGTCTGCGATCCCGCTCAGCATGCTCGCAGCGTTCATCGGAATGCGGACGCTTGGGGTATCGGGCAACCTGATGAGCCTCGGCGCGCTCGACTTCGGTCTGATCGTGGACGGTTCGGTCGTGGTGGTCGAGAACGCCGTCCGGCACCTGGCCGAGCGGCGCTCGCGGGGAGGAGACGTGCCCGCCGAGGTTCGGGCGTCGGCCACGCAGGTGGTGCGCCCCGTGACCTTCGCGGTGGCGATCATCATGATCGTCTACATCCCCATCCTGGTGCTCGAAGGCATCGAGGGAAAGATGTTCCGGCCCATGGCGATCACGGTGGTGCTGGCGCTCGCTGCGTCCCTGGTACTGGCGCTGACCTGGATGCCCGCGGTCGCGTCCTGGGTGTTTCGCAAGGGGGTTTCGGAAAAGGAGACCTGGCTCGTCCGCATGCTGTCGTTGATGTACGAGCCGCTGCTTCGAAGAGCCGTCGCGCGTCCACGCTTGACCGCCGGTCTCGCCGCTGGCGCGTTCCTCGCTTCGCTCGCGGCAATTCCGTTCCTCGGCGCCGAGTTCGTGCCCCGCCTGGACGAGGGCACCATCGCGATCCAGTCGATCCGGTTGCCCTCCGTGTCGCTCGAGCAGTCCATCGAGATGAACGCGCGGATGGAGAAGGCCCTGCTCGAACGCTTTCCCGACGAGGTGACGACGGTCGTTTCCAAGACGGGACGTGCCGAGATCGCGACCGATCCCATGGGAGTGGACGTCTCGGACGTGTACGTGATGCTTCACCCCCGAGACCGCTGGAGGCGCGCCAAGGACCAGGCCGGCCTGGTGGCGGAGATGGAGAAGGTGTTGCGCGACGAGGTGCCAGGGCAGAACTACTCGTTCTCGCAGCCGATCGAGCTTCGGACCAACGAGCTCATCAGCGGCTTCCGCTCCGACGTCGCGATCAGCGTTTACGGCCAGGACATGACCGAGCTCAAACAGATCGGCGACCGAATCGTGAGTGTCCTGCGCGAGGTGCCCGGCGCCGCCGACGTGAAAGCCGAGCAAGTCGCGGGACAGCCGTACGTGCGCGTGATCGTGGACCGGAAGCGCATCGGCCGGTATGGCGTCGACACCCAGAGCGTGCTCGACGCGGTCGCCGCGCTCGGCGGCCACCCGGTGGGTGAGGTCTTCGAGGGGCAGCAGCGCTTCACGCTGCAGGTCCGACTCGACGAGAAGACGCGGAGTGACGTGGATGCGCTGGGTCGCATTCCGATCGCCGCGCCCGGTGGGGCGCTGGTGCCGCTGTCGCAGCTCGCCGAGATCAAGGTCGAGCAGGGCCCGGCGCAGGTCAGCCGCGAGCGAGTGCAACGGCGTCTGACAGTCGAGGCGAACGTACGCGGCCGGCGCGTAGGAGTTTCCATCTGTCAAAACCCACCGAGTCCAAGATACGCGGCGGCGGAGCTCGGGTCGAGTGCTGCCCGCGAACCCTCGCGCGGCGGGCGTCCGACGCAGCTCGGCAGAGATTCTCCGCGTCGCCGGCTGCGCAGGGCACAGCTCCGCCTTCGGCGAGGCGCTCACCGACGTCTCACTCCTTCCCGAACCCCAACATCAACTGCTCGGGCACGCTAA
- a CDS encoding transposase, whose protein sequence is MWRDGTRALVFEPADLIPRLVAAVPPPRFHLLRYFGVLSSHSSRRRLVVPTPALDDATANKPRLLAAISSS, encoded by the coding sequence GTGTGGCGCGACGGCACGCGAGCGCTCGTGTTCGAGCCAGCTGACCTCATCCCGCGGCTCGTCGCTGCTGTGCCCCCGCCGCGATTCCACTTGCTCCGGTACTTCGGCGTACTCTCGAGCCACTCCTCGCGCCGGCGTCTCGTCGTGCCCACGCCCGCGCTCGACGACGCGACCGCGAACAAGCCCCGCCTGCTCGCGGCGATCAGCTCGAGCTGA
- a CDS encoding transposase, producing MLGYDRKLCAEVVSAFMAEVDRSLRWRAKRQLGLASVADAHTGGVAAVQRTDSALRLNVHFHSLVLDGVYVHENDDPRSPLEFRELDTPTRTDIAEVAARTAARVEKLLRAHGKSLDPELVEDTPPELALDEPGLAACCRRRRAGPLRERRPRWPAAASPHRLARPTRAPRAVDATDQPIAEVRGINIHAVQVVDGRDRRRVERLCKYITRPPSRRTASSAARTASSS from the coding sequence TTGCTCGGCTACGACCGGAAGCTCTGCGCCGAGGTGGTGAGCGCGTTCATGGCAGAGGTGGACCGCTCACTGCGCTGGCGAGCGAAGCGCCAGCTCGGGCTAGCGAGCGTCGCAGACGCGCACACGGGCGGCGTGGCCGCGGTGCAGAGGACGGACAGCGCGCTGCGCCTGAACGTCCACTTCCACTCGCTGGTGCTCGACGGCGTTTACGTTCACGAGAACGACGACCCGCGCTCGCCGCTCGAGTTTCGCGAGCTCGACACGCCCACGCGAACCGACATCGCCGAGGTGGCCGCGCGCACCGCCGCTCGCGTCGAGAAGCTCCTCCGAGCGCACGGCAAGAGCCTCGACCCCGAGCTCGTCGAGGACACGCCACCAGAGCTCGCCCTCGACGAGCCTGGCCTGGCCGCCTGCTGCCGCCGCCGCCGCGCAGGGCCTCTCCGTGAGCGGCGACCGCGCTGGCCAGCCGCCGCTTCGCCTCATCGCCTCGCCCGACCCACCCGCGCGCCCCGCGCCGTCGATGCGACCGACCAGCCCATCGCAGAGGTGCGCGGTATCAACATCCACGCCGTGCAGGTCGTGGACGGGCGGGACCGCCGTCGCGTGGAGCGGCTCTGCAAGTACATCACGCGCCCCCCGTCGCGCAGGACCGCCTCGAGCGCCGCGCGGACGGCAAGCTCGAGCTGA
- a CDS encoding transposase zinc-binding domain-containing protein, giving the protein MLYQTVAEHWPAFLERAEEHGGLPRFVVKEFEEYLRCGRLEHGCLHLVCRECGYSELVAFSCKQRGFCPPASVGGWRTPPSTWSRASCRACPFAIGSAHCPGDCEPCSATTGSSAPRW; this is encoded by the coding sequence GTGCTCTACCAGACGGTGGCGGAGCACTGGCCGGCGTTCCTCGAGCGCGCGGAGGAGCACGGCGGACTGCCGCGCTTCGTGGTGAAGGAGTTCGAGGAGTACCTTCGCTGCGGGCGTCTCGAGCACGGGTGTCTGCATCTGGTCTGTCGCGAGTGCGGCTACTCCGAGCTCGTCGCCTTCTCCTGCAAACAGCGCGGATTCTGCCCTCCTGCCTCGGTCGGCGGATGGCGGACACCGCCGTCCACTTGGAGCAGAGCGTCCTGCCGCGCGTGCCCATTCGCCATTGGATCTGCTCACTGCCCTGGGGACTGCGAGCCTTGCTCGGCTACGACCGGAAGCTCTGCGCCGAGGTGGTGA
- a CDS encoding DUF559 domain-containing protein has protein sequence MRFAQTPTEEALWRELRGGGKLGAVVRRQYVVGRYIADFAVPSVRVVIEVDGAYHASRRAADARRDRELGRRGWRVLRLPAELAARDLRKRSRACARCSAAMGDGGTRRVSRSASIAT, from the coding sequence ATGCGCTTTGCGCAGACGCCCACGGAGGAGGCGCTGTGGCGGGAGCTGCGTGGCGGCGGGAAGCTGGGCGCGGTCGTCCGACGTCAGTACGTCGTCGGCCGGTACATCGCGGACTTCGCCGTGCCCTCCGTGCGCGTCGTGATTGAGGTCGATGGCGCGTACCACGCCAGCCGGCGTGCGGCCGATGCGCGCCGGGACCGGGAGCTTGGTCGCCGCGGGTGGCGGGTGTTGCGGCTGCCGGCGGAGCTCGCCGCCCGGGACCTCAGGAAGCGGTCGCGCGCGTGCGCGCGGTGCTCGGCAGCGATGGGTGACGGTGGCACCCGCCGGGTGTCACGAAGCGCGTCGATCGCCACCTGA
- a CDS encoding transposase yields the protein MAAVQRTDSALRLNVHFHSLVLDGVYVHENDDPRSPLEFRELDTPTRTDIAEVAARTAARVEKLLRAHGKSLDPELVEDTPPELALDEPGLAACYAAAAQGLSVSGDRAGQPPLRLIASPDPPARPRAVDATDQPIAEVRGINIHAVQVVDGRDRRRVERLCKYITRPRRAGPPRAPRGRQARADVQEGVARRHASARVRAS from the coding sequence GTGGCCGCGGTGCAGAGGACGGACAGCGCGCTGCGCCTGAACGTCCACTTCCACTCGCTGGTGCTCGACGGCGTTTACGTTCACGAGAACGACGACCCGCGCTCGCCGCTCGAGTTTCGCGAGCTCGACACGCCCACGCGAACCGACATCGCCGAGGTGGCTGCGCGCACCGCCGCTCGCGTCGAGAAGCTCCTCCGAGCGCACGGCAAGAGCCTCGACCCCGAGCTCGTCGAGGACACGCCACCAGAGCTCGCCCTCGACGAGCCTGGCCTGGCCGCCTGCTACGCCGCCGCCGCGCAGGGCCTCTCCGTGAGCGGCGACCGCGCTGGCCAGCCGCCGCTTCGCCTCATCGCCTCGCCCGACCCACCCGCGCGCCCCCGCGCCGTCGATGCGACCGACCAGCCCATCGCAGAGGTGCGCGGTATCAACATCCACGCCGTGCAGGTCGTGGACGGGCGGGACCGCCGTCGCGTGGAGCGGCTCTGCAAGTACATCACGCGCCCCCGTCGCGCAGGACCGCCTCGAGCGCCGCGCGGACGGCAAGCTCGAGCTGACGTTCAAGAAGGTGTGGCGCGACGGCACGCGAGCGCTCGTGTTCGAGCCAGCTGA
- a CDS encoding DUF559 domain-containing protein yields MAGAAWREAGAVVRRQYVVGRYIADFAVPSVRVVIEVDGAYHASRRAADARRDRELGRRGWRVLRLPAELAARDLGKRSRACARCSAAMGDGGTPPGVTKRVDRHLSSPLRHLVSERNSGFWVHLAGTPLAEAAVAWATLHMRSHSPSARASATGRRGPCSTRRWRSTGRRSSSARRSTADCRASW; encoded by the coding sequence GTGGCGGGAGCTGCGTGGCGGGAAGCTGGCGCGGTCGTCCGACGTCAGTACGTCGTCGGCCGGTACATCGCGGACTTCGCCGTGCCCTCCGTGCGCGTCGTGATTGAGGTCGATGGCGCGTACCACGCCAGCCGGCGTGCGGCCGATGCGCGCCGGGACCGGGAGCTTGGTCGCCGCGGGTGGCGGGTGTTGCGGCTGCCGGCGGAGCTCGCTGCCCGGGACCTCGGGAAGCGGTCGCGCGCGTGCGCGCGGTGCTCGGCAGCGATGGGTGACGGTGGCACCCCGCCGGGTGTCACGAAGCGCGTCGATCGCCACCTGAGTTCGCCACTTCGCCACCTTGTGAGCGAGCGAAACAGCGGGTTTTGGGTTCACCTGGCTGGCACGCCGCTCGCTGAGGCGGCAGTGGCGTGGGCCACCCTGCACATGCGCTCGCACAGCCCGAGCGCTCGCGCTTCCGCCACCGGCCGGAGAGGACCGTGCTCTACCAGACGGTGGCGGAGCACTGGCCGGCGTTCCTCGAGCGCGCGGAGGAGCACGGCGGACTGCCGCGCTTCGTGGTGA
- a CDS encoding IgGFc-binding protein, whose amino-acid sequence MPADKEACDTAQQQLLPVKQLGSEYVAVRHKPRRQGFDPVDEVVPWRIVGAVDGTTLSYTPAAPAGAPTTLKQGEVVEFWSKEAFTVKSQDSSHPFYVGAYMTGGNDFLGEGDPEWVNVVPVGQYLDSYVFFTDPTYPETSLVVVRQKDQSGAFQDVELECLGTLGDWKPLGDYEYTHTTLVTGAFQGQGNCSNGRQSMQSKAPFTATVWGWGSVTFGPSDVYTAYVSYAHPAGWGRS is encoded by the coding sequence GTGCCCGCGGACAAGGAGGCCTGCGACACCGCGCAGCAGCAGCTCCTGCCCGTGAAGCAGCTCGGCAGCGAATACGTCGCCGTGCGCCACAAGCCGCGCCGCCAGGGCTTCGATCCGGTGGACGAGGTCGTCCCCTGGCGCATCGTCGGCGCGGTGGACGGCACCACGCTGAGCTACACCCCCGCCGCCCCCGCCGGCGCGCCCACCACCTTGAAGCAAGGCGAGGTCGTCGAGTTCTGGAGCAAGGAGGCCTTCACGGTGAAGAGCCAGGACTCGAGCCACCCGTTCTACGTCGGCGCCTACATGACCGGCGGCAACGACTTCCTGGGCGAAGGCGATCCGGAGTGGGTCAACGTCGTCCCGGTCGGGCAGTATCTCGACTCTTACGTGTTCTTCACCGACCCGACCTACCCTGAGACCTCCCTGGTGGTCGTGCGCCAGAAGGATCAGTCCGGCGCGTTCCAGGACGTGGAGCTCGAGTGCCTGGGCACGCTCGGCGACTGGAAGCCCCTGGGCGACTACGAGTACACGCACACGACGCTGGTCACCGGCGCCTTCCAGGGCCAGGGCAACTGCTCGAACGGCCGCCAGTCGATGCAGAGCAAGGCGCCCTTCACCGCCACCGTCTGGGGCTGGGGCTCGGTGACCTTCGGCCCGAGCGACGTGTACACCGCGTACGTGTCGTACGCGCACCCAGCGGGATGGGGACGAAGCTGA
- a CDS encoding DUF4336 domain-containing protein has protein sequence MPDALVPFAEELWTVARPQRFWGVETGTRTTVIRLSSGGLFVHCPVALDPALLREVDALGPVVGVVAPSLFHHLYVGQWLDAYPEAEVWACPGLERKRSDLAWTGVLGDAPADVWKADVEQAAFTARFENEVVFFHPKSRTLVCADALLNLSRHPSRMTRVAAFLMANTGPGKGYLERIAVRDYRLGRRQVDRIAEWDIDKITLAHGAQVERDGRRVLLEAYSWLPGS, from the coding sequence GTGCCCGACGCCCTCGTCCCGTTCGCCGAAGAGCTCTGGACCGTCGCGCGGCCGCAGCGCTTCTGGGGCGTCGAGACCGGCACGCGCACCACGGTCATCCGCCTGTCGAGCGGCGGCCTGTTCGTGCACTGCCCCGTAGCGCTCGATCCCGCGCTGCTCCGCGAGGTGGACGCGCTCGGGCCGGTGGTCGGCGTGGTGGCGCCCAGCCTGTTCCATCACTTGTACGTCGGCCAGTGGCTCGACGCCTACCCCGAGGCCGAGGTCTGGGCTTGCCCCGGGCTCGAGCGCAAGCGCTCGGATCTGGCCTGGACCGGCGTGCTCGGCGACGCCCCCGCCGACGTCTGGAAGGCCGACGTGGAGCAGGCCGCGTTCACGGCACGCTTCGAGAACGAGGTGGTGTTCTTCCACCCGAAGAGCCGCACGTTGGTGTGCGCGGACGCGCTCCTGAATCTCTCGCGTCATCCCTCGCGGATGACTCGGGTCGCAGCCTTCCTGATGGCGAATACCGGCCCCGGCAAGGGCTACCTGGAGCGCATCGCCGTGAGAGACTACCGGCTCGGGCGCCGTCAGGTGGACCGCATCGCGGAGTGGGACATCGACAAGATCACGCTGGCGCATGGCGCGCAGGTCGAGCGCGACGGACGCCGCGTGCTGCTGGAGGCCTACTCGTGGCTGCCAGGTTCCTGA